CCTGGCGCAGGGGCCACCCCGCCTCCGCCATGCTGAACTTGTAGCCGTCCGTCGCGAGCAGCGAGGTCCCCATCGATGTATCTGCCTCCTGACACCGCAGCGTATCAGGGGGCAGCCTGCTGAGGAGGGAAGGACGCCCAGATTTCTGCGAAGCAGCCGAGGGCCTCTTCCCCTGGCCGGATCCGTTCCCCGCCTTACGGGGCGAGCGCCGCCTTCATCGCGGCGACCAGCGAGCCCTGGGCATCGTCGCTGCTCAAGTCCCAGAACATGGCGCCGCCGAGCTGGCGGCTGTTGATGTATTGCCCCTTCACGCCGATGGAGACCGGATCGTCGTAGCTCACCCACAGCCCGGAGGCGGGGTTGTAGACGTAGGGCACCTGCGCCTCCGGATGGCGGCGCTTCACGCCTGCGGGCTCCAGCACGTTCTTGATGTAGTAATAGTCGAACATCCCGGAGCTGCTGTAGACGTCCCAGTTGCCCCAGGCCGCGCCCGAGGTGTTCTGGTAGAGCCCATCCCCGTTGGGCCCCGCCTGGGTGCCCTGCCAGCCGCGCCCGTACAGCGGAACGCCCAGCACGAGCTTCGCCGGGGGCACGCCCGCGTCCAGGTGGCCCTGAATCGCCTCGTGCGTGCTGTCACGCCGGGCCTTGGCGGGGTTGGCGGCCTGGTTGTAGAGCGCCGCGTGGAAGTTCGCCGTGGGGTCCCACCCGCCGTGCATGTCGTAGGTCATCACCGTGATGAAATCGAGGTACGTGGGCAGCACGTTGAGCTGAATCTTCGAGAACACATCCGAGGACGAGCCCGAGGCCATGGTCAGCAGCAGGCCGGGACGGACCGCGTCGAGCTGGCGGCGGAACTCGGCAATCATCTCCGTGAAGTTCGCCGTGTCCTCGGGCTTGCCCGGCTGGCCACCCCAGTTCACCGCGGGGAACTCCCAGTCCACGTCGATGCCATCGAAGATGCCCGCGGCCACCCCGGCCCCCACCGGCAGGTTGCCCCGGATGTAGGCATCGATGCAGGACTGCACGAAGACGCGCCGCTTCTCGGCGGTGCTCACCGCGTCGGAGAAGCCCGTGGACCACTCCGCGCCCCCCAGGGAGATGAGCACCTTCAGGTGGGGATACTTCGCCTTGAGCTTCTTGAGCTGGTTGAAGTTGCCCCGGAGCGCCTGGCCATTGTCCGCCACGCCATCCACGCTCATCGCCGCGGTGTGGTGCCAGGTGTAGTCCGCCTCGGGATTGCCCGCGGCCACGTCACACCGGCCATTCACCACCCGGCCAAAGGAATAATTCAGGTGGGTGAGCTTCGCCGCCGAGCCCGTCGTGTCCAGGTTCTTGGCATAGAACTGTCTTTGATAGATGCCCCAGCTGACGAAGTAGCCCACCATGCGCTTGGGGGCCACCGGGGCCTCCGTGCTCACGGTGAGCGGGGCGCTGGCCGCGGAGCGGTTTCCCGCCGCATCCCGCGCCTTCACGGTAAAGACATAGGAGGTGCCCGGCTGGAGCCCGCCCACGCTCACGCTGGTTCCCGAGGGGGTGGCCACGGCCGTACTGGCGTTGTTCTGGAAGACTTCATAGCCGGTGACGCCGACATTGTCGGTGGCGGCCTGCCAGGACAACTCGACGCTCTGCGCCGTCTTGCTCACCACGCTCAAGCCCTGCACCACCGAGGGCGCCTGGATGTCCGAGGGCGGCGGGGGCGGCGGGGGGGTGGTCCCCACCGGCACGGAGTTGAGCGTGTAATTGAACGGCGGGCTCACCGTGCCCGTGTGGTGCCCACAGAAGGAGAAGGACGCCGTCCCGCCCACCGGCACGGAGCCATTCCAGCCTTGGTCCGTGACGCGCTGAACCTGCCCCTGGGCGGACCACTGGCCATTGGACAGGGACGTGATGCGCATGCCGGGCGCCAGCTCGAACGTCACCGTCCACCGGGACAAGGCGGCCCCGGAGGTGTTGGTGAAGCGCAGCTGCGCGCAGTAGCCCGTGGACCAGGTGGTCGTCGTCTGGAAGGTGAAAACGCCCGCGGACAATTCCTGCGAATGCATTGAAAAAGCCGCCGGGGTCTCCTCTTCAGGGAGGACATCCCCCGTACACGCAGGTCCTGAACCAAACCCCAACACCAATAGAAGCAACGGGAGAAAAGCAGTTCGACAGAACTGCCGTTCCGGCCAAGACAGGACCATGGCGGCCATCCTTGAAAGGCTCCAGCCGCAAGGGCGGAGCGCATCCTCAAGGATGACCCAGAAGACAAATTCCTGTCACTGAGATTCGCTCAGAAAGCGACATTTCCGGGTTTCCCTCTCGTTTGATGTCCAGGATGTTTCACTCCGAGCAAAGCTCAATAGAGGGAATGATCCCACCCAAGACGACACGTCAGAC
The sequence above is a segment of the Stigmatella aurantiaca genome. Coding sequences within it:
- a CDS encoding glycosyl hydrolase family 18 protein; translated protein: MSAGVFTFQTTTTWSTGYCAQLRFTNTSGAALSRWTVTFELAPGMRITSLSNGQWSAQGQVQRVTDQGWNGSVPVGGTASFSFCGHHTGTVSPPFNYTLNSVPVGTTPPPPPPPSDIQAPSVVQGLSVVSKTAQSVELSWQAATDNVGVTGYEVFQNNASTAVATPSGTSVSVGGLQPGTSYVFTVKARDAAGNRSAASAPLTVSTEAPVAPKRMVGYFVSWGIYQRQFYAKNLDTTGSAAKLTHLNYSFGRVVNGRCDVAAGNPEADYTWHHTAAMSVDGVADNGQALRGNFNQLKKLKAKYPHLKVLISLGGAEWSTGFSDAVSTAEKRRVFVQSCIDAYIRGNLPVGAGVAAGIFDGIDVDWEFPAVNWGGQPGKPEDTANFTEMIAEFRRQLDAVRPGLLLTMASGSSSDVFSKIQLNVLPTYLDFITVMTYDMHGGWDPTANFHAALYNQAANPAKARRDSTHEAIQGHLDAGVPPAKLVLGVPLYGRGWQGTQAGPNGDGLYQNTSGAAWGNWDVYSSSGMFDYYYIKNVLEPAGVKRRHPEAQVPYVYNPASGLWVSYDDPVSIGVKGQYINSRQLGGAMFWDLSSDDAQGSLVAAMKAALAP